From Amia ocellicauda isolate fAmiCal2 chromosome 12, fAmiCal2.hap1, whole genome shotgun sequence, a single genomic window includes:
- the stox2a gene encoding storkhead-box protein 2 isoform X4 gives MSPISQSQFIPLGEILCLAISAMNSARKPVTQDALMEHLATCFPGVPTPSPEILRHTLNMLVRERKIYPTPEGYFIVTPQTYFITPSLIRTNSKWYHLDERIPDRPQQCTSPQSGTITPSASGCVRERPHHKNHCDSYNCYRDDMHSIHASTLQRKSPKDHKDSYCPPSLYQAAATEKSKSTVNFSYKTDTLTKHKEGGSSGEKQSKKFGLKLFRLSFKKDKTKHLATFSAQFPPEEWPLRDEDTPTTIPREVEMEIIRRINPDLTVENVMRHTALMKRLEEEKAQRSKAGSSAQHSARSKRSRGHRKTHGKSRSHSKTRASKGDPSEGSHLDLAGERDYDFYSASLVRSPRDGTFSVEHNGENFILHSNPSVVESHFPVTPEWDVSGELAKRRTEMPFPEPSRGTSHSKVHRSHSHTQDRKSRNERSGKAKERSRSMDNSKGPLGDASVGTAEDFEGCSPDDRGQGRYYVDDGTLRPSQAHHYQRILLSAANFNTEVCVPDMGKGNPEDSKVCSSPMEQSKMRDSLPSYSDLKPCSPKPSTDDYFQCNTSNETVLTAPSPLGKNDHDTLTLSDGVKKISPADRQTPHLTRESCEYKEDVTKGHNGVSLPVPSQTPEPIPNGRLMHQHNNADPGAADKRKEIFSKDTLFKPPHNALTVGYVENSYQKSGTLRKAQHVKSAEVLSNCEHFEQPSLLSVSPGASAPQGSDQASGVEPSFDYYNVSDDDDSDEGTHKNTEEEKTREGGGTMQWLLEREKERDLQRKFEKNLTLLSPKESDNNNSQKSAHSARLDSMDSSSITVDSGFNSPRTRESLASNTSSIVESNRRQNPALSPGHVGVSSSQTFNFRTAADPPTTEPEKLQKPSNCLASITSV, from the exons ATGTCTCCGATCAGCCAGTCGCAGTTTATCCCACTGGGGGAAATCCTGTGTTTGGCCATCTCGGCAATGAACTCGGCACGGAAACCCGTCACCCAAGATGCCCTCATGGAGCACTTAGCAACTTGTTTCCCAG GTGTTCCCACGCCAAGCCCCGAAATTCTTCGGCACACGTTAAACATGTTAGTAAGGGAGAGGAAGATTTACCCTACCCCTGAAGGCTACTTCATTGTTACCCCACAGacttattttataaccccctCCCTCATACGGACCAATAGTAAATGGTATCACCTGGACGAGAGGATACCTGACCGACCGCAGCAATGTACCTCCCCTCAGTCTGGAACTATCACCCCTTCTGCTTCAGGCTGCGTGAGGGAAAGACCCCACCACAAAAACCACTGCGACTCCTATAACTGTTACCGTGATGACATGCACAGCATTCATGCCTCCACCCTCCAGAGGAAGTCCCCAAAGGACCATAAAGACTCCTACTGCCCTCCTTCCCTGTACCAGGCCGCCGCCACCGAAAAGAGTAAAAGCACGGTGAATTTCTCGTACAAGACGGACACCCTGACCAAACACAAGGAAGGGGGCAGCAGCGGGGAGAAGCAGTCCAAGAAATTTGGGCTCAAGCTCTTCCGTCTGAGCTTCAAGAAGGACAAGACAAAACACCTGGCCACCTTCTCAGCCCAGTTCCCCCCGGAGGAGTGGCCCCTGCGAGACGAGGACACACCAACCACTATCCCCAGGGAGGTGGAGATGGAAATTATCCGCCGCATCAACCCCGACCTCACGGTGGAGAACGTCATGAGGCACACGGCACTGATGAAGAggctggaggaggagaaggcaCAGAGGAGCAAAGCCGGGTCTTCGGCCCAGCACAGCGCCAGGAGCAAGAGGAGCAGAGGCCATCGGAAAACCCACGGCAAATCCCGGTCTCACAGTAAGACCCGGGCATCCAAGGGTGACCCGTCGGAGGGTTCTCATTTAGACCTGGCAGGGGAGCGGGATTATGACTTCTACAGCGCTTCGCTTGTCAGGTCTCCGCGCGACGGCACCTTCTCTGTGGAGCACAATGGGGAGAACTTCATTTTGCACAGCAACCCCAGCGTTGTCGAGTCACACTTCCCGGTCACTCCCGAGTGGGACGTGTCTGGAGAGCTTGCCAAAAGGAGAACAGAGATGCCCTTTCCCGAACCCTCCCGGGGGACCTCCCACTCCAAAGTCCACCGCAGCCACAGCCACACCCAGGACAGGAAATCTCGGAACGAGAGGTCGGGCAAGGCCAAGGAGAGGTCTCGCTCGATGGACAACTCCAAAGGCCCGCTTGGCGATGCTTCTGTTGGGACAGCGGAGGACTTCGAAGGCTGCAGCCCTGATGACAGAGGGCAGGGCCGCTACTATGTCGATGATGGTACATTGAGGCCTTCTCAGGCTCACCACTATCAAAGAATCTTGCTTTCTGCTGCTAACTTCAACACTGAGGTATGCGTGCCTGACATGGGGAAGGGGAACCCAGAGGACTCCAAGGTCTGTAGTAGTCCAATGGAACAGTCCAAAATGAGAGACAGTTTACCGTCCTACAGCGATCTCAAACCCTGCTCGCCCAAGCCCTCAACGGACGATTACTTTCAGTGCAATACGTCCAACGAAACTGTTCTCACGGCTCCCTCCCCCCTAGGAAAAAATGATCACGATACTCTTACCTTGTCAGATGGTGTCAAAAAGATCTCTCCGGCAGACCGGCAGACCCCACACCTCACCAGGGAGTCCTGCGAGTATAAAGAGGACGTGACAAAGGGACACAATGGCGTGAGTTTACCGGTGCCGAGCCAGACGCCGGAACCGATACCAAATGGACGTTTGATGCACCAACATAACAACGCGGACCCCGGCGCTGCTGACAAAAGGAAAGAGATATTTAGCAAGGACACTTTGTTTAAACCTCCCCACAATGCATTGACTGTTGGCTATGTAGAAAACAGCTACCAGAAATCGGGGACGTTGCGGAAAGCGCAGCACGTGAAATCCGCAGAGGTCCTCAGCAACTGCGAACACTTTGAGCAGCCCAGCCTGCTGTCCGTCTCCCCCGGTGCGTCGGCTCCGCAGGGCTCAGACCAGGCCTCCGGGGTGGAGCCCTCGTTCGACTACTACAACGTGTCGGACGACGATGACTCCGACGAGGGAACGCACAAAAACACGGAGGAGGAGAAGACCCGGGAGGGTGGGGGAACCATGCAGTGGCTGCTCGAACGGGAGAAGGAAAGAGACTTGCAGCGGAAGTTCGAGAAGAACCTCACCCTCCTGAGCCCAAAGGAAAGCGACAACAATAACAGCCAAAAATCTGCCCATTCCGCCCGACTTGACAGTATGGACAGCAGCAGCATTACAGTAGACAGTGGATTTAACTCTCCACG